A portion of the Salminus brasiliensis chromosome 9, fSalBra1.hap2, whole genome shotgun sequence genome contains these proteins:
- the LOC140562159 gene encoding uncharacterized protein — protein sequence MSVFCAHTPVSVALLDSLLTIGLQQPQSATYSLVQYDLNTHTRTDHPPQHDHSSTITGLSVCRKLRVFASCSQDGTVRIWDEENRLVRVLELNAEPECVEFNGDRGELLLGIRGDLYRIHCTHTLPQYFQLRLLYDEDLSDPEPDPLFLCSSTCKLRSDNEVDCPEKQEETKDSELECLLVRNRDLLSLQSGETLCKKKPTSTPQTRREAFTQYLQLLYNQPEHIHIPDDDPFDLHAALFPIKPPEQHPLTPPTLREGFFPNRSLVKKLDETHAQENRLDPRPQAPPGFIPNSVLVGQLWPGVMVENAVPTKPWKPRDDLGHKTEENQTEEEQFCVFEEVKEFDMGSPVHTVETPPSPPPPPPKEKIKYVPKPLKPLPPIKRTPPPPTPTPTPPSPPKPATPPAHRTPSPQLPLFLQQFLEEPWFHSMYPDLRCIPGSLSPAEFCGQLLDLLKSCSVDQKLCVLRAIITLHRETPQKNTPLITHGLLTSLHTCLHKDMSDEEVRFVEELLKFLVCVNPHSYELTVELLSLLADQDLRLQGQAVCMLQVLGVDDAQQWLPPQLESWDSEARKRPNPQDSLRETASQWLNSWTDQYKVHKRLPQSSRGKSVVSPAEVLRYYCWLQREGQVQPKKTLPEGRRDTVLLDPQAYRWRAVQRLGETYSMSRKREPQRLWLPPLPSRPLLMGFTRVLHLPLPQITLSPYPFSLDSHCLKQRSPQRYFLIERSYVSYYR from the exons ATGAGTGTGTTCTGTGCTCACACTCCAGTGAGTGTGGCTCTACTAGACTCCCTGCTGACCATTGGCCTCCAGCAGCCACAGAGCGCCACCTACAGCCTGGTGCAGTAcgacctgaacacacacactcgcactgaCCACCCTCCACAACACGACCACAGCAGCACCATCacag ggttgaGTGTGTGTCGAAAGCTGCGTGTGTTTGCCTCTTGCAGTCAGGACGGGACGGTACGCATCTGGGATGAGGAGAACCGTCTGGTAAG gGTTCTGGAGCTGAACGCTGAGCCGGAGTGTGTTGAGTTCAATGGAGATAGAGGAGAGCTGCTGTTGGGAATCAGAGGAGACCTTTACAGaatacactgcacacacacactcccccagTACTTCCAACTGCgg ctgCTGTATGATGAGGATCTGTCTGATCCAGAGCCTGATCCACTCTTCCTCTGCAGCTCAACCTGTAAACTCcg GTCTGACAATGAGGTGGACTGTCCTGAAAAACAGGAAGAGACCAAAGActca GAGCTGGAGTGTTTGCTGGTGAGGAACAGAGACCTGCTCTCGCTGCAGAGCGGAGAGACCCTCTGCAAGAAGAAGCCCACCAGCACTCCACAGACCCGGAGAGAGGCCTTCACCCAGTACCTTCAGCTCCTGTACAACCAGCCTGAACACATTCAT ataccAGATGATGACCCCTTTGACCTGCACGCTGCTCTGTTTCCCATAAAACCACCCGAACAACATCCTCTGACCCCACCAACTCTCAGAGAAGGCTTCTTCCCTAACCGCAGTCTGGTCAAGAAACTGGACGAGACACACGCCCAG GAAAACAGACTGGACCCCCGTCCCCAAGCCCCTCCAGGTTTCATCCCCAACTCCGTGCTAGTTGGGCAGCTGTGGCCAGGTGTGATGGTGGAGAATGCTGTGCCTACCAAACCATGGAAGCCACGGGATGACCTCGGCCACAAGACCGAGGAG AATCAGACGGAGGAGGAGCAGTTCTGCGTCTTTGAGGAAGTGAAGGAGTTTGATATGGGCTCTCCTGTCCACACTGTGGAGACCCCCCCAAGCCCACCCCCGCCGCCCCCAAAGGAGAAGATCAAATACGTACCGAAG CCACTAAAGCCCCTTCCTCCCATTAAACGGACCCCGCccccaccaacaccaacaccaacaccccCATCTCCACCGAAACCAGCCACGCCTCCAGCACACCGCACCCCTTCACCACAGCTGCCCCTCTTCCTGCAGCAGTTTCTGGAGGAGCCGTGGTTCCACAGTATGTACCCTGACCTGAGG tgtaTTCCCGGGTCTCTGAGCCCGGCCGAGTTCTGTGGTCAGTTGCTGGACCTTCTGAAGAGCTGCAGCGTGGATCAGAAGCTGTGTGTGCTCAGGGCCATCATCACCCTGCACAGAGAAACCCCGCAGAAAAACACACCCCTCATCACACACGGCCTGCTGACCTCACTACACACCTGTCTGCACAAGgacatg tcagaTGAGGAGGTGCGGTTTGTGGAGGAGCTGTTGAAGTTCTTGGTGTGTGtgaatcctcacagctatgagCTCACTGTGGAGCTGCTCAGCCTGCTGGCAGACCAAGACCTGAGACTGCa GGGTCAGGCTGTGTGCATGCTGCAGGTTCTGGGAGTGGACGATGCTCAGCAGTGGCTTCCTCCCCAGCTGGAGTCGTGGGACTCTGAGGCTCGAAAGCGGCCGAACCCTCAGGACTCGCTGCGGGAGACGGCCAGCCAGTGGCTCAACAGCTGGACTGACCAGTACAAG GTGCACAAGCGGCTTCCTCAAAGCTCCAGAGGCAAGAGTGTGGTCTCACCTGCAGAGGTCCTGCGCTATTACTGCTGGCTGCAGAGGGAGGGGCAGGTGCAACCTAAAAAAACCCTGCCAGAGGGCAGGAGAGACACGGTGCTGCTGGACCCGCAGGCATACAG GTGGAGGGCGGTGCAGCGCCTGGGAGAGACATACAGCATGTCCCGGAAACGGGAACCACAAA GGCTTTGGTTGCCACCTCTTCCATCCAGGCCTCTGTTGATGGGTTTCACTCGTGTacttcatcttcctcttcctcagATCACCCTTTCTCCATACCCTTTCTCTCTGGACTCCCACTGCCTGAAGCAACGTTCACCCCAACGCTACTTCCTAATAGAGCGCTCCTACGTCAGCTACTACAGATAA